From Syntrophales bacterium, one genomic window encodes:
- the ybeY gene encoding rRNA maturation RNase YbeY, which yields MSRKTEALVENHQQKVPLKLQSIKQSLCRLLEHLDHEGHQVSLTLVDDEEIRSINRRYLGRDHPTNVIAFSLREGDFGDIHPHLLGDIIVSAETAQRDALAGDLPQDDMILFLIIHGLLHLLGYDHEGPSEEAARMLDKENELFFALKGYELERG from the coding sequence ATGTCAAGAAAAACGGAAGCCCTCGTAGAAAATCACCAGCAAAAAGTCCCCCTAAAGCTTCAGTCGATAAAACAGTCGCTCTGCCGCCTGCTGGAACATCTTGACCACGAAGGCCACCAGGTGTCTCTGACACTGGTCGACGACGAAGAGATCCGCTCCATAAACAGGCGCTACCTCGGCCGGGACCATCCAACCAACGTGATTGCCTTTTCCCTGCGTGAGGGTGATTTCGGTGACATTCATCCCCATCTCCTGGGCGATATCATCGTATCGGCTGAAACAGCTCAACGAGACGCGCTGGCGGGAGACCTGCCGCAGGACGACATGATTCTCTTCCTGATTATTCACGGATTGCTGCACCTGCTGGGATATGACCACGAAGGCCCTTCAGAGGAAGCGGCCCGTATGCTGGACAAGGAGAACGAGCTTTTTTTCGCTCTGAAAGGCTATGAACTGGAGCGGGGATAA
- a CDS encoding LysM peptidoglycan-binding domain-containing protein, producing the protein MRHAYRLVCLAVFVLVVLTSCAGLPGGYERHSGQDRDGEETTKAVRLQKPSPRSRAGLSSSYSTVRGDAGDIGADESSDQRRSPAQECIDEALLLLNQSQEFWERGELDSALNILDQAYSLTLGINDDPDITWQRDDLRFLIAKRIIEIYASRGTVAVGRQSEIPLSTADEVEQEIRRFQNQERNFFLQSYRRSGAYRPMIVEYLKEAGLPEELSWLPLVESGFSVKAFSSARALGLWQFIPSTGYKFGLKRDQFVDERMNPERSTCAAIAYLEELHGIFGDWHTVLAAYNCGEGRVLRVISGQQINYLDNFWDLYQMLPGETKRYVPRFLATLRIISDPERYGFDLENESLDEPRLHETVITSKNMLLSDIAKHINASETELELLNAELRLKMTPAGSYEFRVPRGQGEVLRAGLEDIPRASASVAQTASVIRHQVRRGESLSSIAARYRSSVAAIARTNSISQGHIIRVGQWLRIPVAGGAQAATSSVSAAPVRHRVSRGESLSTIAARYGSSVDSIARGNNITRTHLIREGQWLTIPGAGAKEAAQGGSVPAGTTSYTVKKGDSLFNLARRFGTTVTHIRESNNLTSNLITVGQVLKVPAKGQHDGASGMNYIVQSGDSPYTIAKKFNISLHELLSCNDLPADVTIYPGQMLIIRHD; encoded by the coding sequence ATGCGGCATGCCTACAGGCTGGTCTGTCTGGCCGTTTTTGTACTCGTTGTCCTGACGTCCTGTGCCGGTTTACCCGGTGGTTATGAACGGCATTCCGGACAGGACCGGGACGGAGAGGAAACGACAAAAGCCGTCCGCCTCCAGAAGCCGTCGCCCCGGAGTCGGGCCGGCCTTTCTTCTTCGTACAGCACTGTTCGGGGGGATGCCGGCGATATCGGCGCTGATGAGTCTTCCGACCAGCGAAGATCTCCGGCTCAGGAGTGCATTGACGAGGCTCTGCTTCTTCTCAACCAGTCACAGGAATTCTGGGAACGGGGTGAGTTGGACTCGGCCCTGAACATCCTCGACCAGGCCTATTCCCTGACACTGGGTATCAACGATGACCCGGATATAACCTGGCAGAGAGATGATTTGCGGTTTCTCATCGCCAAACGGATCATCGAAATATACGCGTCACGGGGTACCGTGGCTGTCGGCCGGCAGAGCGAAATTCCCCTTTCGACAGCGGACGAGGTGGAACAGGAAATCCGGAGATTTCAGAACCAGGAGCGGAACTTTTTCCTTCAATCCTATCGGCGGTCCGGTGCCTATCGACCCATGATTGTTGAATATCTGAAAGAAGCGGGGCTTCCGGAAGAGCTTTCCTGGCTTCCCCTCGTGGAAAGCGGCTTCAGCGTAAAAGCCTTTTCTTCGGCCCGTGCCCTCGGACTCTGGCAGTTCATCCCCTCCACGGGCTATAAGTTCGGCTTGAAGCGGGATCAGTTCGTGGATGAACGGATGAATCCCGAGCGGTCAACCTGTGCGGCCATCGCCTACCTGGAGGAGCTTCACGGAATATTCGGCGACTGGCACACCGTTCTGGCGGCTTACAACTGCGGAGAGGGACGGGTTCTGCGGGTTATTTCAGGGCAGCAGATCAATTACCTCGACAATTTCTGGGATCTCTACCAGATGCTTCCTGGTGAGACCAAACGCTACGTGCCCCGTTTTCTCGCCACGCTCCGCATCATCAGCGATCCCGAGAGGTACGGCTTCGACCTCGAAAATGAATCGCTCGACGAACCCCGGCTGCATGAGACAGTGATCACCTCAAAAAACATGCTGTTGTCGGACATTGCAAAGCACATAAATGCCTCGGAAACCGAACTTGAGCTTCTCAATGCCGAACTGCGCCTCAAAATGACGCCCGCGGGGAGTTATGAATTCAGAGTTCCCCGAGGGCAGGGCGAGGTTCTTCGCGCAGGCCTTGAGGATATTCCCCGGGCTTCGGCCTCGGTGGCCCAGACAGCTTCCGTGATCAGGCACCAGGTTCGCCGTGGAGAATCACTGTCCTCTATTGCGGCTCGATACCGGAGTTCAGTCGCTGCCATCGCCCGCACCAACAGTATTTCCCAGGGGCATATCATACGTGTGGGTCAGTGGTTGCGGATTCCCGTGGCCGGAGGAGCACAGGCCGCGACGTCGTCCGTCTCCGCGGCGCCCGTCCGGCACAGGGTCAGTCGAGGCGAATCCCTGTCGACCATCGCCGCCCGCTACGGAAGTTCCGTGGACTCCATTGCCCGGGGAAACAACATCACCCGAACCCACCTCATCCGGGAGGGACAGTGGCTGACCATACCGGGCGCGGGGGCAAAAGAAGCCGCTCAGGGCGGTTCGGTCCCCGCCGGAACAACATCCTATACGGTCAAGAAGGGGGATTCTCTCTTCAACCTGGCCCGCAGGTTCGGTACGACTGTTACACACATCAGGGAAAGCAACAATCTTACAAGCAACCTGATTACCGTGGGCCAGGTCCTGAAGGTACCCGCGAAGGGACAACATGACGGTGCTTCCGGTATGAACTATATCGTACAGAGCGGGGACAGTCCTTACACCATAGCGAAAAAGTTCAACATCAGTCTGCATGAACTGCTGTCCTGCAATGACCTGCCGGCGGATGTAACCATCTACCCGGGGCAGATGCTGATTATCAGGCACGACTGA
- the prfB gene encoding peptide chain release factor 2 (programmed frameshift) translates to MIEDIKESVEDLKKRVNNLRSCLDLEKITLRTKELESLLIKEDFWNEQERAKRVLQEKRRLEDVIFTWNSLNTSVDELADLFEMAREEDDEITLRDIRNDIRGLEELVRKEELTLMMTGEHDGGNAIMTIHAGAGGTEAQDWAEMLLRMYLRWAEGRGYRTLIVDFQPGDEAGIKSATLTLEGPYAFGYARAEAGIHRLVRISPFDTGRRRHTSFASVFVYPELEEDNDIEIDENDLRIDTYRSSGAGGQHVNKTDSAVRITHLPTGIVVQCQNERSQHKNKSTAMKILASRLYDLQRQEQNEKNEEVNRSKKDISWGSQIRSYVVHPYRMVKDHRTNMEVGDVDSVLDGSINEFIEAYLASQAVVQP, encoded by the exons ATGATCGAGGACATCAAGGAATCTGTTGAAGACCTGAAAAAACGCGTAAATAATCTCAGGAGCTGCCTT GACCTTGAAAAAATTACACTTCGAACAAAAGAACTTGAGTCACTTTTGATAAAGGAAGACTTTTGGAATGAGCAGGAACGGGCCAAGCGGGTTCTACAGGAAAAACGCAGGCTTGAGGACGTCATTTTCACCTGGAACAGCCTGAACACGTCTGTAGACGAACTGGCAGACTTGTTTGAAATGGCCCGCGAAGAGGACGATGAAATAACTCTCAGGGACATTCGAAACGACATTCGAGGTCTGGAAGAGCTGGTTCGTAAAGAGGAACTGACGCTCATGATGACCGGCGAGCATGACGGCGGGAATGCCATCATGACCATTCATGCCGGAGCGGGAGGGACAGAGGCCCAGGACTGGGCTGAAATGCTCCTGCGCATGTATCTTCGATGGGCGGAAGGCAGGGGCTACAGAACGCTCATCGTCGACTTTCAGCCCGGCGATGAAGCCGGCATCAAAAGTGCCACCCTGACTCTCGAAGGTCCCTATGCTTTCGGATATGCCCGGGCCGAGGCGGGAATTCACCGGCTCGTTCGCATATCCCCCTTCGACACCGGCAGGCGTCGACACACCTCTTTTGCTTCCGTATTCGTCTACCCCGAGCTCGAGGAAGACAATGACATCGAGATCGATGAGAACGATCTGCGGATTGACACCTACAGGTCAAGCGGCGCGGGAGGACAGCATGTCAACAAAACCGACTCGGCGGTGCGCATTACCCATCTTCCCACGGGGATCGTCGTCCAGTGCCAGAACGAGCGTTCTCAACACAAGAACAAGTCTACGGCCATGAAGATACTGGCGTCCCGGCTCTATGATCTGCAACGGCAGGAGCAGAACGAAAAAAATGAAGAGGTGAACAGGTCGAAAAAAGACATCTCCTGGGGAAGCCAGATACGATCCTATGTAGTGCACCCCTACCGCATGGTAAAAGACCATCGCACGAACATGGAAGTGGGTGACGTGGACAGTGTGCTCGATGGCTCCATCAATGAATTCATAGAAGCCTACCTTGCAAGCCAGGCGGTGGTTCAACCCTGA